The Pseudomonadota bacterium nucleotide sequence GTCGACTGACGCCGCTGCATCCCACCCCCTCGCTGCGACCGTTCGCCGCGTTGCGCGTGCATCACCGATGGGCTCTCGCATATAGTGCTGGCATCAGACCGGCGGCTGGGTCCGACCGTTTCTCCTCGCACCTGCAGGCGCTGCCGTGAGCGAGTGAAGGGTCGCCGCCCACGTCATCGAGGGGGTCTTCGCATGCTTGTCTCGCCACTTCCGTCCAGGCGTCAGCGCCTGCCCACGCAACCGCTGCCTGTGTCGCCTGCGCTGGGGGACCCGGAACCTCACATCACGGCTTCGGCCGATGACGCGCATGCGGGCGCGGGCTCGGGCCTGGTCGACGTCCTTCGCCCTGCCTCTCGCCTGCTGCAGCTGCGCGCTCTGGCCGACACGCCACGTCTCACGCCTGAGCGGGAGCGCGCCCTCGAGCAGCAGCTGGCGCCGGGGGACATCATCCTCATCACCGACAACTCGCTTCCCATGCTCCAGGCGTCGACCTACGCCCTTCTCGGCACGGGGTACACCCATACGATGATGTATGAAGGGGATGGTCACGTGCTGGAGGCATCGGTGGCCGGCGTCGGCGGAGAGGGAGTGGTGCGCACGCGGCTCGATTCGCGGGTGGGTCGCCAGGTGCTGCTCGAGGTCATTCGCCCGCCCTATCAGAGCAAGACCGACGCGAAGGCGGCCGTCGACTTCTGTGCGTCGAAGGTCGGGCTGCCCTATGACTACACGTTCAAGCTCGACAACGATCGGGCCTACTACTGCACGGCGCTGCTCTATCACGCCTTGCGCGCATGTCCGCACCCCATCGAGGCCCCGCGCGTGACCATCCACGGGCGGCAGGGGGTGGGCCTCGACGCCTTCAAGCAGATCCCCGGCGCTCAGGTCGTGTGCTCTGATCACAGTGAGTTCTGGCGGAACACGTTTGCGCGCTATCCGGAGGTTCTCGGCGCTGCTGTTCTCTCGGTGGCGGCCACCGCGGCAGCCGGATCTCGCAATGTCTCGGCGGCCTCCGCCGTTGCTGCTGCCGTCACCATGGCCGTGTCTGACGCGTGGGTGCGCGCCCACGATCCGCGCACGCCTTCGCCAGAGACACCGCCCGATTCGCGACCCTGGCAGGCCCATCAGCGACCCGCCACGCTCCTCGAGCGCACCGACCCGGGAACCTGGCGCCTGGGGAACGTGCGCTGGGGGGTTGGCGTGCAGGCGGACGGACGCTATGCGGGGGCATTTCTCGATTCGACCATCG carries:
- a CDS encoding DUF4105 domain-containing protein, with product MLVSPLPSRRQRLPTQPLPVSPALGDPEPHITASADDAHAGAGSGLVDVLRPASRLLQLRALADTPRLTPERERALEQQLAPGDIILITDNSLPMLQASTYALLGTGYTHTMMYEGDGHVLEASVAGVGGEGVVRTRLDSRVGRQVLLEVIRPPYQSKTDAKAAVDFCASKVGLPYDYTFKLDNDRAYYCTALLYHALRACPHPIEAPRVTIHGRQGVGLDAFKQIPGAQVVCSDHSEFWRNTFARYPEVLGAAVLSVAATAAAGSRNVSAASAVAAAVTMAVSDAWVRAHDPRTPSPETPPDSRPWQAHQRPATLLERTDPGTWRLGNVRWGVGVQADGRYAGAFLDSTIDTRAVRDVWMVMEPFPPEAVAAHALLCFDGGGAPVVRSSDGMTDGGVVVSVEVRLRDGERFDMGLGRQQHYPVVYQVGTWRDTVEKACALRQHRLVRYRLDLTQAQREALFSRALGEAVRDRADERYDTVSNNCVNSALRMINAVVEPQRRVTERFLGVPNPGTFVPTLVPDALDAHGLLLSGPRVITLPSAGAPPPPVAPAPGPASSVDAVTPRSSQRWSLLAPAATVSAAIALGAAGNPVGLCATAAAGVIAARAGRAAERAGTCVEEPAEAWSAPVGQRRGGDLVSHPLIDLPTE